One segment of Theobroma cacao cultivar B97-61/B2 chromosome 9, Criollo_cocoa_genome_V2, whole genome shotgun sequence DNA contains the following:
- the LOC108663284 gene encoding extensin-2-like, whose product MGTSVHPPGHWPRLIFAMAFCLIATSVVAYEPDVYSSPPPPEHPEYKPHPHKSPPPPTYYYKSPPPPPYYYKSPPPPSPSPPPPYYYKSPPPPSPSPPLPYVYKSPPPPSPSPPSPYYYKSPPPPSPSPPPPYYYKSPPPPSPLPPPPYYYKSPPPPSPTSVYKSPPPPSPSPPPLYYYKSPPPPSPSPPPPYNYKSPPPPSPSPPPPYYYKSPPPPSPSPPPPYYYKSPPPPSPSPPPPYYYKSPPPPSPSPPPPYYYKSPPPPSPSPPPPYYYKSPPPPSPSPPPPYYYKSPPPPSPSPPPPYYYKSPPPPLKSPPPPYYYKSPPPPSPSPPPPYYYKSPPPPSPLPSPPYYYRSPPPPSPSPPPPYYYKSPPPPSPSPPPPRYYYKSPPPPSPSPPPPHY is encoded by the exons ATGGGAACCTCAGTACATCCACCGGGGCACTGGCCTCGACTCATCTTTGCTATGGCATTTTGCCTTATAGCAACTAGCGTGGTTGCCTATGAACCTGATGTATATTCTTCTCCACCTCCACCAGAGCACCCAGAGTACAAACCACATCCTCATAAGTCTCCACCACCTCCGACCTACTATTATAAAtctccaccaccaccaccttaTTACTACAAATCCCCTCCACCCCCATCACCATCTCCTCCTCCGCCATACTATTATAAGTCTCCTCCACCACCTTCTCCTTCACCTCCTCTTCCATATGTGTACAAATCTCCTCCACCTCCATCGCCATCTCCCCCTTCGCCCTATTATTACAAGTCCCCACCACCACCTTCACCATCCCCACCACCACCTTATTACTATAAATCCCCTCCACCACCTTCACCATTGCCTCCACCTCCCTACTATTATAAGTCTCCACCTCCACCATCA CCCACCTCCGT TTACAAGTCACCACCCCCACCATCTCCATCACCACCACCTCTTTACTACTACAAGTCACCACCTCCTCCATCTCCTAGTCCCCCACCACCATACAACTACAAGTCACCACCCCCACCATCTCCATCACCACCACCTCCTTACTACTACAAGTCACCACCTCCGCCATCTCCTAGTCCCCCACCACCATACTACTACAAGTCACCACCTCCGCCATCTCCTAGTCCCCCACCACCATACTACTACAAGTCACCACCCCCACCATCTCCATCACCACCACCTCCTTATTATTACAAGTCACCACCACCACCTTCACCCAGTCCACCACCACCATACTATTACAAGTCACCACCTCCACCATCCCCTAGCCCGCCACCACCATACTATTATAAGTCACCACCTCCGCCATCCCCTAGCCCACCACCACCATACTACTACAAATCCCCTCCACCTCCTTTGAAGTCACCGCCTCCTCCATACTATTACAAGTCACCACCTCCGCCATCTCCTAGTCCCCCACCACCATACTATTACAAGTCACCACCCCCACCATCTCCATTACCATCACCTCCTTATTACTACAGGTCGCCACCTCCACCATCTCCTTCACCCCCACCTCCTTACTACTACAAATCACCACCACCTCCTTCCCcatcaccaccaccaccacgtTACTATTATAAGTCACCCCCTCCACCATCTCCTTCCCCACCACCTCCTCACTACTAG
- the LOC18589805 gene encoding extensin — protein MATEGWQGFWPHLVYALAFCLVATTVVANYPEHHFNYPPHKYQSPPPKHAWFPPYHNSPSPPKHFWHPPYFYKSPPPLRYPPPTYSYKSPPPPSPLSPPAYVYKSPPPPPPSLPPPYFYKSPPPPSPLPPPYVYNSPPPPSPSPPPPYVYKSPPPQSPSPPPPNVYKSPPHPSPSPCPPYIYKSPPPPLPYIYKSPPPPSPSPHPPYIYKSPPPPSPLPSPPYVYKSPPPPSPSQPPPSPSPPPPYYYKSPPPPSPSPPPPCHYKSSPPSPSPPPPPSPLPPPSHHYNPPYLPPFHYEHPPFHYNSPAPPAKTPPYYYMSPPSSKGY, from the coding sequence ATGGCAACAGAAGGATGGCAAGGGTTCTGGCCTCATCTGGTTTATGCTTTGGCATTCTGCCTTGTAGCCACCACTGTGGTAGCCAACTACCCAGAACACCACTTCAATTACCCACCACACAAGTACCAGTCTCCACCACCAAAGCATGCATGGTTCCCACCATACCACAACTCCCCATCCCCTCCAAAGCATTTTTGGCATCCCCCATACTTTTATAAGTCACCACCCCCTCTAAGATATCCACCTCCTACATattcttacaaatctccaccCCCTCCATCTCCGTTGTCACCTCCTGCTTATGTCTATAAATCCCCTCCACCTCCACCACCCTCACTGCCACCTCCATATTTTTACAAGTCTCCACCCCCACCATCACCATTGCCACCTCCTTATGTCTATAATTCCCCACCACCACCATCACCATCACCTCCTCCTCCATATGTCTATAAATCTCCACCTCCACAATCACCATCACCACCTCCTCCAAATGTCTACAAGTCCCCACCACATCCTTCTCCTTCTCCATGCCCACCGTACATCTATAAATCTCCACCACCACCCCTTCCTTATATCTATAAGTCTCCTCCACCACCATCTCCATCACCACATCCTCCATACATTTACAAGTCCCCACCTCCCCCATCTCCATTACCTTCCCCTCCTTATGTCTATAAATCCCCACCACCACCATCACCATCCCAACCACCTCCTTCACCATCACCTCCCCCTCCATACTATTACAAGTCTCCTCCACCACCATCACCCTCTCCTCCACCTCCATGCCACTATAAATCATCTCCTCCCTCTCcatcaccaccaccaccaccatctCCATTACCTCCCCCTTCCCACCATTACAACCCTCCTTACCTACCCCCATTTCACTATGAGCATCCTCCATTCCACTATAATTCACCAGCTCCACCAGCCAAGACTCCTCCCTATTATTACATGTCACCACCATCCTCAAAGGGCTACTGA